From the Kiritimatiellia bacterium genome, the window GCCGCGGCCGTGCCGGCCGCCTGGCCGGTTACCATACAGCAGGGCATGATCCGCGCCGATGATTCGCCTTCATGTGTGGCCGAAATGCACCGGCCGGACAGCAGGAGGTTGGAAATCTTTTTCGGCACCAGACAGCGATAAGGGATCTGGTAACTGGCGCCCGGCTTAAGAAGGCCTTCCTCCACGGTCATGGCGTTGTCCGGCAGGTGAATATCCAGATTATATGCGTTCCGGCCGATGCTGTCCGCGAACTGCGCCGCCGAAACCACGTCCTTGCCGGTCAGGATGTATTCGCCGATGATCCGGCGGGTATCTCTGACTCCCATCATGGGCGCGGTATCAACCAGAAAGCATTTTTCAAAACCGCGCAGATGCTGGCGGAAAAGACGGATCATTTCCTGCACGTCCTTGCGGCCGTTGATAAAAGCTTGCGTTAAATCCTCGTCGCGCGTGCCGTCAATATCGTAAGTGTGCTGGCTGTTGACCGCCACCACGCCTTTCATGCCCGGTATTATGTTTATACACCCGACGCCATGCAGGGCCGAGACTTCTCCGTTTTTCCATGCTTCGGCGAACAAAGCGTTGCATTTTCTGATTTCTTCGCGGTCCAGCAGGAACATGCCCGGCAGTTTTACCCCGCCAAGGCGGAACACCAGCGTCACGCCCATCATTTTGCCGTCGCGCGCTCTTCCTTTTTGAAAATCAGCGCCGGCCAGCGCGGCCAAATCGCCGTCGCCGGTGGCGTCCACATAAATCTCCGCCCTGGCTTCCCTTATCCCGCTTTTTCCGGCAATGCGCAAGGCTTCAATGTGTCCTTTGCGCATGGCCGCATCTACGATCATTGTTTCGTATAAAATGCGTCCGCCGGCTTCCAAAACCATTTGCTCGCTGACGAATTTCACGGCCTCTGGGTTGATGGGAATAAATCCCCAGCCCAAATCAAACGCCATGTTCATGGTTTTCAGCCGGTTCAGTATTTCCTCCGGGATGCCCTTGATGATGCGTTTGAAATCCTGCATTTCCGGGGGCAGGGGCAGGCCTTTGGCCAGCAGAGGGTGACGTTTCCAGTCCAAAAGCCGCGAGCCATCGTCAAACGGCCCCCAGACTGACAACAATCCTGAACTGGCAATACCGCCCAGACATCCCTGGCGCTCAATCAACAGGGTATCGGCGTCATTGCGCGCCGCCGCAACGGCGGCGATTACGCCCGCCGGGCCGCCGCCGCAGACAATCACATCATATTTTTTCTTGTCCCTTTGCATTTTTATCCTCCAATAGCTTCGCGACATACTTGCGATATCCGGGCGATTGCATTGATGACATTTTCTTGCGTACAAGTTGTTCTGGAATTTCCGCCGTATTGGGAATTGTCATTCCAAAGACATTCAATTCCGGCGTGATCACCCCATCCTTGTTTTTATGCCGCGCGCGCCGGTTCAGCGGGCAGACCTCCTGGCATTTTTCACATCCCAACAGCCATTTATCCAATGTTTCCGGCAAATCCGGCAATTTTATTTCCGGCTCATCAGCATGCCGGTTCAGCATGGAAATGCATTTCAACGGATTGATGGCATATCCTTTGGCGTCTATGGCGCGGGTCGGACAGGCATCAATGCATTTTGAACAATTCGTGCACGCCCGATGGCATATCCTTTCCGTTCCCGTGTTTGATTTTTCCAAATCCGCATCAATCCCAATGGCCATGATTCCCACATAAGAGCCGATGCCGTCGGCG encodes:
- a CDS encoding FAD-dependent oxidoreductase; the encoded protein is MQRDKKKYDVIVCGGGPAGVIAAVAAARNDADTLLIERQGCLGGIASSGLLSVWGPFDDGSRLLDWKRHPLLAKGLPLPPEMQDFKRIIKGIPEEILNRLKTMNMAFDLGWGFIPINPEAVKFVSEQMVLEAGGRILYETMIVDAAMRKGHIEALRIAGKSGIREARAEIYVDATGDGDLAALAGADFQKGRARDGKMMGVTLVFRLGGVKLPGMFLLDREEIRKCNALFAEAWKNGEVSALHGVGCINIIPGMKGVVAVNSQHTYDIDGTRDEDLTQAFINGRKDVQEMIRLFRQHLRGFEKCFLVDTAPMMGVRDTRRIIGEYILTGKDVVSAAQFADSIGRNAYNLDIHLPDNAMTVEEGLLKPGASYQIPYRCLVPKKISNLLLSGRCISATHEGESSARIMPCCMVTGQAAGTAAA
- a CDS encoding 4Fe-4S double cluster binding domain-containing protein; amino-acid sequence: MSIKPQIMADELRGFAQKHGIDKIGWFKRADFPLYLQAIESREEYGRIKYRSLEKFRSAAVIPEQFRAVVVMAVNYKMESDYSGKGLKAANYCRSCWQTLIPKKEALIGFLHGKALKAEALDLPARAAACMAGLGFIGKNTMFYADGIGSYVGIMAIGIDADLEKSNTGTERICHRACTNCSKCIDACPTRAIDAKGYAINPLKCISMLNRHADEPEIKLPDLPETLDKWLLGCEKCQEVCPLNRRARHKNKDGVITPELNVFGMTIPNTAEIPEQLVRKKMSSMQSPGYRKYVAKLLEDKNAKGQEKI